In the genome of Limnobaculum zhutongyuii, one region contains:
- a CDS encoding anti-virulence regulator CigR family protein: MNKKLSAIIFAAFIPLVLGATPVNADPGGNGKGNSQKQYDHKDKGNKGNKNKENGHDDHDNVSVTITFDQARGMAVNYGIIGYKPLPPGIAKNLARGKPLPPGIAKKRVPVTMLNGLPHYPGYEWYAVGDDLVLVAVTNLIVNTILQGVFH, translated from the coding sequence ATGAACAAAAAACTCTCTGCTATCATCTTTGCAGCATTCATACCTTTGGTGTTGGGAGCGACTCCGGTAAATGCCGATCCCGGAGGCAATGGCAAAGGTAATAGCCAGAAACAGTATGACCATAAAGATAAAGGCAACAAAGGTAATAAAAATAAGGAAAACGGGCACGATGACCACGATAATGTCAGCGTAACCATTACGTTCGATCAGGCTCGGGGAATGGCGGTTAACTACGGCATTATTGGCTATAAGCCTTTGCCACCAGGCATTGCCAAAAATTTAGCACGGGGTAAACCGCTGCCTCCGGGCATTGCTAAAAAAAGGGTACCGGTGACCATGCTAAACGGCCTCCCTCACTATCCTGGCTATGAATGGTACGCGGTGGGTGATGATTTGGTGCTGGTTGCCGTAACAAATTTAATAGTGAACACTATTTTGCAAGGGGTCTTTCATTAG
- the maeB gene encoding NADP-dependent oxaloacetate-decarboxylating malate dehydrogenase, whose translation MDEQLKQSALDFHQFPVPGKIKITPTKPLATQRDLALAYSPGVAAPCLEIAADPQASYKYTARGNLVAVISNGTAVLGLGNIGALAGKPVMEGKGVLFKKFAGIDVFDIEVDESDPEKLIEIIASLEPTFGGINLEDIKAPECFQIEKALRKRMKIPVFHDDQHGTAIICASAVLNGLRVVDKKISDVTLVVSGAGAAAIACLNLLVALGMDKKNITVCDSRGVIYQGRDENMEENKALYAVVDSGKRSLAEVIDGADIFLGCSGPGVLTQDMVKGMAKNPLILALANPEPEILPPLAKAVRPDAIVCTGRSDYPNQVNNVLCFPFLFRGALDVGATVINEEMKLAAVRAIADLALAEQSDVVSSAYGDQELSFGPEYLIPKPFDPRLIVKIAPAVAQAAMDSGVAERPITDMDAYVEHLTQFIYKTNLFMKPIFSQAKKQLKRIVMAEGEEERVLHATQDIVSQGLAYPILIGRPSVIEMRIKKLGLQIAAGKDFEIVNNESDPRFNEYWNEYYQLMKRKGVSREQAQRTLIGNPTLIGTIMVQRGEADGLICGTIGSYHEHYEVLKGVFGYRDGVNTACAMNAIILPSGNTFIADTYVNDDPTPEQLAEITLMAAETVRRFGIEPKVALLSHSSFGTSDSPSARKMRKVLELVKLAAPELEIDGEMHGDAALVESIRNDVMPDSPLKGAANILIMPNMESARISYNLLRVSSSEGVTVGPVLMGISKPVHILTPIASVRRIVNMVALAAAEAQTQLL comes from the coding sequence ATGGACGAACAATTAAAACAAAGCGCTCTTGATTTCCACCAGTTTCCTGTACCAGGAAAAATTAAAATAACGCCAACCAAACCACTGGCTACCCAGCGTGATTTAGCACTGGCCTACTCGCCGGGCGTTGCTGCGCCCTGCTTAGAAATTGCCGCCGATCCTCAGGCATCTTACAAATATACTGCCCGTGGCAATCTGGTAGCGGTAATCTCTAACGGCACAGCCGTACTCGGCTTGGGCAACATTGGTGCCCTGGCTGGAAAACCCGTGATGGAAGGTAAAGGCGTGCTGTTCAAAAAGTTCGCCGGTATTGACGTATTTGATATTGAAGTTGACGAATCTGACCCGGAAAAGCTGATTGAAATTATCGCTTCTCTGGAACCAACCTTTGGCGGAATCAACCTGGAAGATATTAAAGCACCCGAGTGCTTCCAGATCGAAAAAGCGCTACGTAAGCGCATGAAGATTCCTGTGTTCCACGACGATCAGCATGGTACTGCCATTATCTGCGCCTCTGCGGTATTAAACGGTTTGCGAGTTGTGGACAAAAAAATCAGCGACGTTACGCTGGTGGTATCCGGTGCCGGTGCAGCAGCCATCGCCTGTCTGAACCTGCTGGTTGCGCTGGGTATGGACAAAAAGAACATTACCGTTTGTGACTCACGCGGCGTTATCTATCAGGGCCGCGATGAGAATATGGAAGAGAATAAAGCGCTTTACGCGGTAGTAGACAGCGGTAAACGCAGCCTGGCCGAAGTCATTGACGGTGCGGATATCTTCCTTGGCTGTTCAGGTCCTGGTGTGTTAACACAGGACATGGTGAAAGGCATGGCCAAGAATCCATTGATTCTGGCGCTGGCTAACCCTGAACCAGAAATTCTGCCACCGCTGGCTAAAGCGGTTCGTCCAGATGCTATCGTCTGTACCGGCCGTTCGGATTACCCGAATCAGGTAAACAACGTTCTGTGTTTCCCATTCCTGTTCCGTGGCGCGCTGGATGTTGGCGCAACGGTAATCAACGAAGAGATGAAACTGGCCGCGGTACGCGCCATCGCCGATCTGGCGCTGGCAGAGCAGAGCGATGTGGTTTCTTCTGCCTATGGCGATCAGGAGCTCTCTTTTGGGCCTGAATACCTGATTCCAAAACCATTCGACCCGCGTCTGATTGTAAAAATCGCTCCGGCCGTAGCGCAAGCAGCAATGGATTCCGGTGTTGCTGAGCGTCCAATTACCGATATGGATGCTTACGTTGAACATCTGACCCAGTTTATCTATAAAACCAATCTGTTTATGAAGCCAATCTTCTCCCAGGCGAAGAAACAGCTGAAGCGAATTGTGATGGCTGAAGGGGAAGAAGAGCGCGTACTGCACGCCACTCAGGACATCGTTTCTCAGGGGCTGGCCTATCCGATTCTGATCGGTCGCCCAAGCGTGATTGAAATGCGCATCAAAAAATTGGGTCTGCAAATTGCTGCGGGTAAAGATTTTGAGATTGTGAATAACGAATCCGATCCGCGTTTCAACGAGTACTGGAATGAGTACTATCAGTTGATGAAGCGTAAAGGCGTTTCCCGCGAGCAGGCACAGCGTACATTAATCGGTAACCCAACCCTGATTGGTACCATTATGGTGCAACGTGGTGAAGCTGACGGCCTGATTTGCGGTACTATCGGCAGTTATCATGAGCATTATGAGGTGCTGAAAGGAGTATTTGGCTATCGTGACGGGGTGAATACTGCCTGTGCGATGAACGCGATTATTCTGCCAAGCGGCAATACCTTTATTGCTGATACCTATGTGAATGATGATCCAACGCCGGAACAGCTGGCAGAAATCACGCTAATGGCAGCGGAGACCGTACGTCGCTTTGGTATCGAGCCTAAAGTCGCGCTACTGTCACACTCCAGTTTTGGCACCTCAGATAGCCCAAGCGCCCGTAAAATGCGCAAGGTGTTGGAGCTGGTGAAACTGGCCGCTCCGGAGCTGGAAATTGATGGCGAAATGCACGGCGATGCCGCTCTGGTAGAGAGTATTCGTAACGACGTGATGCCGGACAGCCCGCTGAAAGGCGCAGCAAATATCCTGATTATGCCAAATATGGAATCGGCTCGTATCAGCTATAACCTGCTGCGAGTTTCCTCTTCAGAAGGTGTGACCGTGGGTCCAGTACTAATGGGTATTTCCAAGCCGGTACATATTCTGACGCCGATCGCTTCCGTTAGACGTATCGTGAATATGGTAGCGCTGGCGGCGGCTGAAGCTCAAACTCAGTTGCTGTAG
- a CDS encoding YegP family protein → MSAKFEIFLSKNNEFYFRLKAGNGQIILGSEGYTTKANCQNGIKSVKTHSQDSKYFEKKVTSNDKFSFNLKASNGQVIGTSQTYTSEQSRDAGIASVTHNAPDATVVDLTVEA, encoded by the coding sequence ATGAGTGCAAAATTTGAAATTTTTCTGAGTAAAAACAATGAATTCTATTTCCGCTTAAAAGCAGGAAATGGGCAAATCATTCTGGGTAGTGAAGGTTATACCACCAAAGCTAACTGCCAGAATGGTATCAAGTCAGTGAAAACCCATTCTCAGGACAGCAAATATTTTGAAAAGAAAGTGACCTCTAATGACAAGTTCTCTTTCAATTTAAAAGCATCTAATGGTCAGGTTATTGGTACCAGCCAGACGTATACCTCTGAACAGTCACGAGACGCAGGTATTGCTTCTGTTACTCATAATGCACCTGATGCAACCGTCGTAGATTTGACTGTAGAAGCCTGA
- a CDS encoding GNAT family N-acetyltransferase → MSKLIEPETERLQLRQWCPEDRAPFAALNADAQVMEFFPSTLDKATSDAMADRCQSLIAERGWGLWAVELKATAQFIGFVGLHIPTYELPFSPCVEIGWRLAKDFWGKGYATEAAKRALQVGFEQLELPEIVAFTTITNQRSRAVMERLGMTLSPDYFDHPALAKDHPLLQHCLYRLAAKPSLLRQF, encoded by the coding sequence ATGTCCAAGCTAATTGAACCTGAAACCGAACGCTTGCAGCTACGGCAGTGGTGTCCTGAAGATCGCGCCCCCTTTGCCGCACTTAATGCTGACGCTCAGGTAATGGAGTTTTTCCCTTCTACTCTGGATAAAGCCACCAGCGATGCCATGGCCGATCGCTGCCAGTCGCTAATTGCTGAACGCGGATGGGGTTTATGGGCGGTTGAATTGAAAGCCACCGCCCAATTTATTGGCTTTGTCGGCCTGCATATTCCAACCTATGAACTTCCCTTTTCCCCTTGTGTGGAAATTGGCTGGCGACTGGCAAAGGATTTTTGGGGAAAAGGATACGCTACTGAGGCGGCAAAACGCGCCCTGCAGGTGGGCTTTGAACAGCTTGAACTGCCAGAGATTGTTGCCTTTACCACCATAACTAATCAGCGCTCCAGAGCGGTGATGGAAAGGCTGGGAATGACGCTATCGCCAGACTATTTTGACCATCCGGCGCTGGCGAAAGATCACCCGCTACTGCAACACTGCCTGTATCGTCTGGCAGCAAAACCATCGCTATTACGCCAGTTCTAA
- a CDS encoding MFS transporter, protein MRKALGVFFPLYTTTMIMLLGSGLLTTYISLRLASTSVSGAFIGAIIAANYIGLVIGGKVGYSLIIRVGHIRTYVACAGIITAAVLMHGITEILMVWVVLRLIIGLCLMCQYMVLESWFNDQAEPNQRGVVFGFYMAASYLGTALGQIVLIMQPDLGIQTLLIIALCFSLCLVPIALTTRSHVQQISPAPMELRYFIGSIPKVLASIVVIGMVVGSFYGLAPVYTSLQSLSTEQTGMFMAVSICAGLIAQLPFSWLSDRYNRLVLLRIIALLLALAALPLAILTHISFTLLLGIGFVVGMLQFTLYPLVVALANDLIESERRVSLAACLLMSFGVGASIGPLIVGALMQPLGGNILYAFFALCSVVLVLLSRTAKKQEVHFVEDAPLPHIAMPDSLMSSPLSPALNPSFDEQMIQDSMPAPEIVNQQDIVETDGPVDDSTETALAVDEDIEPPVIIIREHHEQDDKQDKDDKDDGLEKAYTLV, encoded by the coding sequence GTGAGAAAAGCCCTTGGCGTGTTTTTCCCCCTGTATACCACAACCATGATTATGTTGTTGGGTTCCGGGCTGCTGACCACCTATATCTCCCTGCGATTAGCATCAACCAGCGTTAGCGGTGCCTTTATTGGGGCAATTATTGCCGCAAACTATATTGGTCTGGTGATTGGGGGGAAGGTCGGTTACTCATTGATTATTCGGGTCGGGCACATCCGAACCTATGTCGCCTGTGCCGGTATTATTACCGCAGCGGTACTGATGCACGGTATCACCGAGATTCTGATGGTGTGGGTGGTTCTGAGGCTGATTATTGGCCTGTGCCTGATGTGTCAGTATATGGTACTGGAAAGCTGGTTTAACGATCAGGCGGAACCTAACCAACGGGGTGTGGTATTTGGCTTTTATATGGCCGCCTCTTATCTGGGAACGGCATTGGGACAGATTGTTTTAATTATGCAGCCTGATTTAGGCATTCAAACCCTGCTGATTATTGCCCTTTGTTTCTCACTTTGTCTGGTACCTATTGCTCTGACCACCCGTAGCCACGTGCAGCAGATTTCACCGGCGCCTATGGAGCTGCGTTATTTTATTGGCTCGATTCCCAAAGTGCTGGCCTCTATTGTGGTGATCGGCATGGTGGTGGGCTCTTTTTACGGTCTGGCTCCGGTTTATACCAGCCTGCAATCCCTTTCCACTGAACAGACGGGGATGTTTATGGCGGTTTCTATTTGTGCCGGTCTGATTGCTCAACTGCCTTTTAGCTGGCTTTCCGATCGTTATAATCGATTAGTTTTATTACGAATAATTGCTCTGTTACTGGCATTAGCCGCGTTACCATTAGCCATACTGACCCATATCTCTTTTACGCTTTTACTGGGAATCGGGTTTGTAGTGGGCATGCTGCAATTTACCCTCTATCCATTGGTCGTGGCTCTGGCCAATGACCTGATTGAATCAGAGCGCCGGGTTTCGCTGGCGGCTTGTTTACTGATGTCATTTGGCGTAGGTGCCAGTATCGGCCCTCTGATTGTTGGTGCCCTGATGCAACCGCTGGGGGGTAATATTCTGTATGCTTTCTTTGCGTTATGTAGCGTAGTGTTGGTACTGCTCAGTCGCACGGCGAAAAAGCAGGAAGTGCATTTTGTGGAAGATGCCCCATTGCCGCATATTGCTATGCCAGACAGCCTGATGAGTTCTCCGCTTTCTCCGGCACTTAACCCCAGCTTTGATGAACAGATGATTCAGGACAGCATGCCAGCGCCAGAGATCGTTAATCAGCAGGACATTGTGGAGACGGACGGCCCAGTGGACGACTCCACAGAGACGGCTTTGGCTGTTGATGAGGATATTGAACCCCCAGTAATTATCATTCGTGAACATCATGAACAGGATGATAAACAGGATAAGGACGACAAAGATGACGGCCTGGAGAAGGCCTACACTCTGGTATAG
- a CDS encoding molecular chaperone HscC, with protein sequence MNGEQASVPAIGIDLGTTNSLISVWQDGKAHLIPNALGEYLTPSAISVDEDDSILIGRAALSRLTTHPTKTASLFKRYMGSNRQYKLGDKTFTAPELSALVLKSLKADAEAWLDQPITDVVISVPAYFSDEQRKQTRFAAELAGLNAVRLINEPTAAAMAYGLHTQEFGRTLVFDLGGGTFDVTVLEYALPLIEVHSSAGDNYLGGEDFTHALVKACLKEWKLDESTITPEAIARLNDSAEEIKCGLNNQESVLNWHWQDKEWSYSLDDQQAEKLWLPLLNRLRAPIEQALSDARLQPSQLDNLVLVGGASRLSVIQRMVVRLFGKMPHQHLDPSTIVALGAAVQAACRLRNEDIDEVILTDVCPYTLGIATSNDKISGIFSPIIERNTVVPTSRVETFYTNHPEQKFIRVAVYQGESPRVDNNILVESFEVPVEPNGRIQSLDIRFSYDINGLLEVDVNMLETGSTHSKVIDHSPIGLSDSQKQASHDRLKALKIHPRDAIPNRALLARLERAWSQSLGDQRMQIGIWLQEFDQTLAEHKEELITQVRERLIDYLNSMKL encoded by the coding sequence ATGAATGGAGAGCAGGCATCTGTACCGGCAATCGGTATTGATTTAGGGACAACCAACAGTCTTATTAGCGTTTGGCAAGATGGCAAAGCTCATCTTATTCCCAATGCACTGGGGGAATATCTGACCCCTTCCGCCATCAGTGTTGATGAGGATGACTCTATTCTGATTGGTCGTGCGGCCTTGTCTCGCCTGACAACTCACCCGACGAAAACCGCTTCACTGTTCAAACGCTATATGGGTAGCAATCGCCAGTACAAACTGGGTGATAAGACTTTTACTGCGCCTGAACTTTCCGCTCTGGTACTCAAATCCCTTAAAGCGGATGCTGAGGCCTGGTTAGATCAACCGATTACCGACGTGGTTATCTCCGTTCCTGCCTATTTTAGCGATGAGCAGCGCAAACAAACCCGTTTCGCTGCGGAGCTGGCGGGGCTTAATGCCGTGCGTTTAATCAATGAACCAACCGCAGCAGCGATGGCCTATGGCCTGCATACTCAGGAATTTGGCCGTACGCTGGTGTTTGATCTGGGGGGCGGAACCTTTGACGTTACCGTACTGGAATATGCGCTGCCTCTGATTGAAGTTCACTCTTCTGCCGGTGATAACTACCTTGGTGGGGAAGATTTTACTCACGCGCTGGTGAAAGCCTGCCTGAAAGAGTGGAAGCTGGACGAAAGTACCATTACACCGGAAGCGATAGCTCGCCTCAATGACAGTGCCGAAGAGATAAAATGCGGCCTGAATAATCAGGAAAGCGTGCTGAATTGGCACTGGCAGGACAAAGAGTGGAGTTATAGCCTTGACGATCAACAGGCTGAAAAGCTGTGGTTACCATTGCTAAATCGCCTTCGTGCCCCGATTGAACAGGCGCTGAGCGATGCTCGCTTACAGCCAAGCCAATTGGATAATCTGGTGCTGGTGGGTGGCGCTTCCCGCCTGAGCGTTATCCAGCGCATGGTGGTGCGGCTGTTTGGCAAAATGCCCCATCAGCATCTGGACCCCAGCACCATTGTAGCATTAGGTGCAGCAGTGCAGGCCGCCTGTCGCTTGCGTAACGAAGATATTGACGAAGTTATCCTGACGGATGTTTGTCCGTACACGCTGGGAATCGCCACCAGTAACGATAAAATATCGGGGATCTTCTCACCGATTATTGAACGTAATACCGTGGTGCCAACTTCCCGGGTTGAAACCTTCTATACCAATCATCCGGAACAAAAATTTATTCGGGTGGCGGTCTATCAGGGAGAAAGCCCTCGGGTAGATAACAATATTCTGGTGGAATCGTTCGAAGTTCCGGTAGAACCCAATGGCCGTATTCAATCACTGGATATCCGCTTTAGTTACGACATCAATGGACTGCTGGAAGTGGACGTCAACATGCTGGAAACCGGCAGCACCCACTCCAAAGTCATCGACCACAGCCCAATAGGGCTGAGCGACAGCCAAAAACAGGCCAGCCACGACCGACTTAAAGCGCTGAAAATTCACCCGCGAGACGCCATTCCAAACCGCGCACTACTGGCTCGCCTCGAACGCGCCTGGTCCCAATCCCTCGGCGACCAGCGCATGCAAATTGGCATCTGGCTACAAGAGTTCGACCAAACCCTGGCCGAACACAAAGAAGAACTGATTACTCAAGTACGAGAAAGACTCATCGACTACCTGAACTCGATGAAGTTGTAA
- a CDS encoding NAD-dependent succinate-semialdehyde dehydrogenase → MKLNDPTLFKQQAFINGIWLDAGSKNHLEVFDPATGERLGQVPDMNENDTLVAVDAARLALNGWKVLPAQQRSILLRKWFDLMIENRKDLAMIMTREQGKPLAEAEGEIRYAASFIEWFAEQCKRTNGDVIPSPTADKRLMVIKQPIGVCAAITPWNFPAAMITRKAAPALAAGCTMVLRPASETPYSALAMAELARRAGIPAGVFNVVTGRSGPIGGVLTAHPDIRKLTFTGSTEVGRLLMRQSAETIKKVSLELGGNAPFIVFDDADIPAAVEGAIAAKYRNAGQTCVCANRFYIHRDVYSTFAEQFTRKVNELKVGNGLDEGVNIGPMINQKAVEKVQSLVDDAVSHGAKMLTGGKVHPLGGNFVNPVVLGDVPESAKLLEEEIFGPVAPLVIFDDEKEAIRLANSTIYGLAAYFYSKDSARIWRVSEALEYGMVGINTGLLSNEVAPFGGVKQSGLGREGSEYGIDDYLELKYMCQGGL, encoded by the coding sequence ATGAAACTTAATGATCCAACGTTGTTTAAACAACAGGCGTTTATCAATGGTATCTGGCTGGATGCCGGCAGTAAAAACCACCTCGAGGTATTTGACCCCGCTACCGGTGAACGTTTGGGCCAGGTGCCCGATATGAACGAAAACGATACGCTGGTTGCCGTGGACGCTGCACGTTTGGCGCTAAACGGCTGGAAAGTGTTACCGGCTCAGCAACGCTCAATACTGCTGCGTAAATGGTTCGATTTAATGATCGAGAACCGCAAAGATTTAGCCATGATCATGACCCGTGAACAGGGCAAGCCATTGGCCGAAGCCGAAGGCGAAATTCGTTATGCTGCTTCCTTTATTGAATGGTTTGCCGAACAGTGTAAACGTACCAATGGTGACGTGATCCCATCGCCAACGGCGGATAAGCGCCTGATGGTGATAAAACAACCCATCGGCGTTTGCGCTGCAATTACACCGTGGAACTTTCCGGCGGCCATGATCACTCGCAAAGCAGCTCCGGCACTGGCTGCGGGCTGTACCATGGTGTTAAGACCTGCCAGCGAAACGCCTTATTCTGCTCTGGCGATGGCGGAGCTGGCACGACGAGCGGGTATTCCTGCCGGGGTATTTAATGTCGTCACCGGGCGTTCCGGCCCGATTGGCGGCGTACTCACGGCTCATCCGGATATCCGTAAGCTAACCTTTACCGGCTCCACCGAAGTGGGTCGCCTGTTGATGCGACAAAGTGCGGAGACGATTAAGAAAGTGTCACTGGAATTGGGAGGTAATGCGCCTTTTATCGTTTTTGACGATGCGGATATTCCCGCCGCTGTGGAAGGTGCGATTGCGGCCAAATACCGTAATGCCGGACAAACTTGCGTTTGTGCTAACCGTTTCTATATCCATCGTGATGTCTATTCTACCTTTGCTGAACAGTTCACTCGCAAAGTAAATGAGCTGAAGGTGGGTAACGGACTTGATGAAGGGGTTAATATCGGCCCGATGATTAATCAGAAGGCGGTGGAAAAAGTACAGTCGCTGGTTGATGATGCCGTTTCCCACGGAGCAAAAATGCTCACCGGCGGCAAGGTTCATCCACTGGGCGGTAACTTTGTTAATCCAGTCGTGTTGGGCGATGTTCCTGAGAGTGCAAAGTTACTGGAGGAAGAAATCTTTGGTCCGGTTGCACCACTGGTGATTTTTGATGATGAAAAAGAAGCTATCCGTCTGGCCAATAGCACCATTTATGGGCTGGCCGCCTATTTCTACAGTAAAGACAGTGCCCGCATCTGGCGCGTCAGCGAGGCGCTGGAGTACGGTATGGTCGGTATTAATACCGGTTTGTTGTCGAATGAAGTGGCTCCGTTTGGCGGTGTGAAGCAGTCAGGATTGGGGCGTGAAGGCTCTGAGTATGGGATCGATGATTATCTGGAGTTGAAGTATATGTGTCAGGGGGGATTGTAG
- a CDS encoding tartrate dehydrogenase has protein sequence MNKTYRIAAIPGDGIGKEVLPEGVRVLEAAARRWDLNLEFHTFDWASCDYYLEHGSMMPADWFKQLQSFDAIYFGAVGWPDKVPDHISLWGSLLKFRREFDQYVNLRPVRLFPGVPCPLANKKPGDIDFYVVRENTEGEYSSLGGRMFEGTDREFVVQESIFSRHGVDRILKYAFELAQTRPRKKLTSATKSNGMAISMPYWDERLALMAENYPQIAWDKQHIDILCARFVLNPERFDVVVASNLFGDILSDLGPACAGTIGIAPSANINPERNFPSMFEPVHGSAPDIYGQNIANPIAMIWTGAMMLSFLGEGDNRYQQAHDGILHAIEQAIAQGPKTRDMGGSASTQEVGKAIAERL, from the coding sequence ATGAATAAGACTTACAGAATTGCCGCCATTCCCGGCGACGGTATCGGCAAAGAAGTATTACCAGAAGGGGTCCGCGTGCTGGAAGCCGCTGCCCGACGTTGGGATCTCAACCTGGAGTTTCATACTTTCGACTGGGCGAGCTGTGATTACTATCTTGAGCACGGCAGCATGATGCCAGCCGACTGGTTTAAACAACTCCAGTCGTTTGACGCCATCTATTTTGGTGCCGTTGGCTGGCCGGACAAAGTACCAGACCATATCTCCCTGTGGGGTTCATTGCTTAAATTTCGCCGTGAGTTTGACCAGTACGTTAACCTGCGACCGGTACGCCTGTTTCCGGGGGTTCCCTGTCCATTAGCCAATAAAAAGCCCGGCGATATCGATTTTTATGTGGTGAGGGAAAATACCGAAGGGGAATACTCTTCCCTTGGTGGCCGCATGTTTGAAGGCACAGACAGGGAGTTTGTGGTACAGGAGTCTATCTTCTCCCGCCACGGGGTTGATCGCATCCTGAAGTATGCTTTTGAACTGGCTCAGACTCGCCCGCGCAAAAAACTGACTTCGGCCACAAAATCCAACGGTATGGCTATCAGCATGCCTTACTGGGATGAACGTCTGGCTTTAATGGCAGAAAACTATCCACAAATTGCCTGGGACAAGCAGCATATTGATATTCTTTGTGCTCGCTTCGTACTTAATCCGGAACGTTTTGATGTAGTGGTGGCCTCTAACCTGTTTGGCGATATTCTGTCAGACCTCGGCCCGGCCTGTGCTGGCACCATTGGCATCGCGCCGTCTGCCAATATCAATCCGGAACGTAACTTCCCGTCGATGTTTGAACCGGTGCACGGTTCCGCACCTGATATTTACGGTCAGAATATTGCTAATCCGATTGCCATGATCTGGACCGGGGCCATGATGCTGAGCTTTCTGGGTGAAGGGGATAATCGCTATCAACAGGCTCATGATGGCATCCTACACGCCATTGAACAGGCAATCGCTCAGGGGCCAAAAACCCGCGACATGGGCGGCAGTGCCTCAACTCAGGAAGTTGGCAAAGCGATTGCTGAACGACTGTAG